The genomic interval AGCGGATAGAGCTTAGGGTGTCATAAACATAAGTAAGGCGTTTATGCGCACCCTCTTGTAAATTCACAACATCACTCACATTGCTGATTGTGCGATTAAATTTAGGACCCTCGCCTGCGAGAAACTCAAGGGGTAACCCCATTTCTAAAGGCACAACCAAAATATCGCTAAATAAAATAGCTGCATCAACATCAAGAATCTCCACAGGCTGCAATGTTACTTCCGTAGCAAGTTCTACATTTTTGCATAAGCTTAAAAAACTTCCAGCCTTTGTTCTTGTTTGTTTGTATTCACTCAAATATCGACCTGCTTGGCGCATAAGCCATATAGGCGTATAAGGCGTGGGTTTTCTAAAACACGCATCAATAAAAATCATTTATCACTCCTACTTTAGTTTTGCATTTCAATCCACTTTTGAGCGATTCTCACAGCATTTGTTGCTGCACCCACACGAATTTGGTCAGCTACACACCACAAATGCACAATATGTTTATCAAAATTATCCTCACGCACACGTCCCACATAAGTTTGATCTGTTTCAGTCGCTAATATTGGCATAGGATAAAGCTTTTCTTGAGGATTATCACAGAGCACAATATAAGGAGATTCTAAAAGAATCTCACGCACTTGTTTTGCGCTCACTTCGGATTCAAAAGTAATGCTTATAGATTCACTATGACTTCGCAACACAGGCACTCGCACACAAGTCGCACTCAAAGGAAAATCTGCGTGCATAATCTTATGTGTCTCATTAATCATTTTCATTTCTTCTTTTGTATAATCATTGGACATAAATACATCAATATGCGGAATTACATTCAAAGCAAGGCGATGAGGGAATATTTGCGGTTGTGCCTCATCAAGCTTGAAAGCAAAAAATGCTTGCATTTGCAACACAAGCTCTTCCATACCGCGCTTTCCTGCACCACTCGCAGCTTGATAAGTGCTTACATCTACACGTTTAATCTTAAATGCCTTATGCAAAGGAGCGAGTACCTGCACCATTTGGATTGTAGAGCAATTGGGATTAGCGATAATACCCTTTTTGTCCCAAAATGCTATATCTTGTGGATTCACATCAGGCACGACTAATGGGACATCTTTATCCATACGAAAATAGCTTGTATTATCAATCACTACTGCTCCAGCTTTGGCAGCGCTTGGCGCAAACCGCTCACTCACTGCTCCACCAGCAGAAAAAAAAGCGATATGTATGCCCTCTTTTGCAAATACTTCATCTGTGGTTTCTAAAATCTTGTAAGTTTGGGCATTAAATTCTATTTCTTTGCCTACACTCCGCTCACTGGCTAATGGCACAATCCTTGATACAGGAAATTTATGTTCTTCTAATACATTAAAAATCTCTTCACCTACAGCACCACTTGCTCCAACTACACCGACAACATATTCTTTCACATTTAATCCTTTAACCCCATATTAAATCCTTAAAGTAAACGATAAATTTCTAGTATAACAAGATTTTCTCAATTAATGATTAATTATGCACCTTATGTGAAAGCTCCTTATAAGCAGCGCGTAAATAATAAAAATCCTCTTTCGTAATTTTGATGTATTAGCTTTGGGCGATAAATCGTGGATTCTCTATTGTCAGCTTTAATTATTAATTTAAATAAACTTAAATGATGAAATCAGAAAAAATAAAAAGAAAAAAAGGACAAAAATAGAGCTAAATCAAGATTAAGAATCTCACAAAAGTAACGAGATTCTTAAAATTAAAATATACCCCTAAAAGAGGTATATCTAGTGTATACTTGCCATACTCCTTTCAAATTCACTTGCTTTACGATAAGGAGTTTCAGCAAGTGGAATATCATTTGTGCCTTTAGAACAGCGCAAACAAATCCTCACACATTGAATAAGAACAAGACAAGTAATAAACATAAACAATCCGCAAAGGAAAGCATTGATTAAGTTATTATTGGCAATTGTAGCAAATTTTGTTGCTTCAGCACTTAAATTTGCAATCATATCAACATCAAGCCCTGAAGCCTTTGCTTCTGCAATTTCTTGCATTTTTGCTGCAGCCTTTTGACCATTGATTTGCCACAATGCAATATGAGAAACTGCATCATGGACTTTTTCGCCATTTGCAGGAAGAAGTTTACATACACCAGCATACATTGTGCTAAAAAGCACCCACGCTGCAGGAAGTATAGCAACCCACGCTTGTTTTGCTTTACCCATTTTGAAAAGCACCACAATAACCGTGAGTAATGCCATACCTGCAAGCATTTGATTCGATACGCCAAAGAGTGTCCAAAGCGATTTTACTCCACCTTGTGGGTCTGTGATACCTTGATAAAGGATATATCCCCAACCAACTACACAAATGAGTGTTGCCACAACACCCCAAAACATTGAGTGAATGTTTCCAATAGGTTTATATACATTTCCTAATACATCTTGCACCATAAAGCGTCCTGCTCTTGTGCCTGCATCAACAGCAGTTAAAATAAAGAGTGCTTCAAACAAAATCGCAAAGTGATACCAAAATGCCATAGAACCTTGATTAAAAAGTGGCACTTGAGAAATAATAGTGGCTAAACCAATCGCAAATGTAGGCGCACCACCTGTTTTACTTAAAATACTATTTTCGCCAATCTCTTGTGCTGTGTGCAAAATTTGTTCAGGAGTAATCACAAATCCCCATTGGCTAATTGTCTGTGCAGCTATTGCTGCAGCTTCTGCGACATCTTTTACGCCTGCTGTTCCAAGCGCTGCAGGAGCAACATTGATAGAAAAATACAAGCCCGGAGTAAGAATCACAGCAGCTACAAGTGCCATAACTGCAACTGCAGATTCCATAACCATAGAACCATAGCCTACCATTCTCGCGTGAGATTCTTTTTCTAGCATTTTTGGTGTTGTCCCACTTGAAATAAGTGCGTGAAATCCGCTAATCGCTCCACACGCAATTGTTATAAAAAGAAATGGGAAAAGCTCCCCGCTAAATACTGGTCCCGTGCCATCAACAAACTTAGTTGTACTTGGGAATTGCACATCAGGAGCAACTACTAAGATACCCCCTGCCATTAATACAATCACACCGATTTTCAAAAATGTGCTTAAATAATCACGAGGTGCAAGCAAAAACCAAACAGGCAGGATTGCCGCAACAAATCCATATACAATCATTACATAGGTAAGCTGAATGGGTGTGAGTGTAAAAAATTCAGCAAGTTCAGGGTGAGCCGCAACATCGCGTCCATAAAACAACGCAAGAAGCAAAAGAACAAATCCAATAATACTTGCTTCGCCAATTTTACCCGGACGTAAGAATCTCATATGAATTCCCATATAAATAGCAATAGGAATCGTCATCGCAATCGTAAATAATCCCCAAGGAGATTCTGCAAGTGCATTTACTACGACAAGTGCCAAAATTGCAATAATAAGCATCATAATACCTAGAAT from Helicobacter hepaticus ATCC 51449 carries:
- a CDS encoding aspartate-semialdehyde dehydrogenase, whose protein sequence is MKEYVVGVVGASGAVGEEIFNVLEEHKFPVSRIVPLASERSVGKEIEFNAQTYKILETTDEVFAKEGIHIAFFSAGGAVSERFAPSAAKAGAVVIDNTSYFRMDKDVPLVVPDVNPQDIAFWDKKGIIANPNCSTIQMVQVLAPLHKAFKIKRVDVSTYQAASGAGKRGMEELVLQMQAFFAFKLDEAQPQIFPHRLALNVIPHIDVFMSNDYTKEEMKMINETHKIMHADFPLSATCVRVPVLRSHSESISITFESEVSAKQVREILLESPYIVLCDNPQEKLYPMPILATETDQTYVGRVREDNFDKHIVHLWCVADQIRVGAATNAVRIAQKWIEMQN
- a CDS encoding carbon starvation CstA family protein; its protein translation is MNKIVSIGIWGLISLLGAWCFGVLALHTGESISAVWIVVAAVCIYAIAYRYYSKYIAHKVLELDDNRATPAVVNNDGRDFCPTNKIVLFGHHFAAIAGAGPLVGPILAAQMGYLPSMIWIVVGVVLAGAVHDFTVLFISMRRNGKSLGEIIKLELGKPVGSIAMIGILGIMMLIIAILALVVVNALAESPWGLFTIAMTIPIAIYMGIHMRFLRPGKIGEASIIGFVLLLLALFYGRDVAAHPELAEFFTLTPIQLTYVMIVYGFVAAILPVWFLLAPRDYLSTFLKIGVIVLMAGGILVVAPDVQFPSTTKFVDGTGPVFSGELFPFLFITIACGAISGFHALISSGTTPKMLEKESHARMVGYGSMVMESAVAVMALVAAVILTPGLYFSINVAPAALGTAGVKDVAEAAAIAAQTISQWGFVITPEQILHTAQEIGENSILSKTGGAPTFAIGLATIISQVPLFNQGSMAFWYHFAILFEALFILTAVDAGTRAGRFMVQDVLGNVYKPIGNIHSMFWGVVATLICVVGWGYILYQGITDPQGGVKSLWTLFGVSNQMLAGMALLTVIVVLFKMGKAKQAWVAILPAAWVLFSTMYAGVCKLLPANGEKVHDAVSHIALWQINGQKAAAKMQEIAEAKASGLDVDMIANLSAEATKFATIANNNLINAFLCGLFMFITCLVLIQCVRICLRCSKGTNDIPLAETPYRKASEFERSMASIH